A single genomic interval of Daucus carota subsp. sativus chromosome 1, DH1 v3.0, whole genome shotgun sequence harbors:
- the LOC108204650 gene encoding sulfate transporter 3.1 has product MLYTLLLNTSYFLHIFNLVIFIQSSKIFICREMGNADYSYPSENVECSHRVAIPPPQPFTKSFANNLKETFFPDDPLRQFKNQPLSTKLKLGVQYVFPIFEWGPRYSLSFFKSDLIAGITIASLAIPQGISYAKLANLPPILGLYSSFIPPLVYALMGSSRDLAVGTVAVASLLTASMLGKEVDATENPSLYLHLAFTACFFAGVLQASLGIFRLGFIVDFLSHATIVGFMAGAATVVCLQQLKGILGLEHFTRSTDLISVMRSVFSQTHEWRWESAVLGCVFLFYLLVARYCSTKRPKLFWISAMAPLTSVILGSILVYFTHAEKHGVQVIGHLKKGLNPISITHLAFGGEYMSTALKTGIVTGVIALAEGIAVGRSFSMFKNYHIDGNKEMIAFGMMNIAGSFTSCYLTTGPFSRSAVNFNAGCKTAVSNIVMAIAVMLTLLFLTPVFHYTPIVVLSAIIISAMLGLIDYNAAIHLWNIDKYDFVVCMGAYLGVVFGSVEIGLVVAVMLSVLRVLLFITRPKTVVLGNIPDSRIYRSVDQYPNANNVPGILILEIDAPIYFANSNYLRERITRWIDEEEDRIKTSGESSLQYVILDMGAVGNIDTSGISMFEEIKKTLDRRGLKLVLANPGGEVIKKLNKAKFIDALGQEWIYLTVGEAVGACNFMLHTYKPKSTTDQSEPWSNDSSNV; this is encoded by the exons ATGTTGTATACTCTGCTCCTCAACACTTCATACTTTCTCCACATATTCAACTTAGTAATTTTCATACAGAGttcgaaaatatttatttgccgTGAAATGGGTAACGCAGACTACTCGTACCCGTCGGAGAATGTCGAGTGTTCGCACCGTGTCGCGATTCCGCCACCGCAACCATTCACCAAGTCGTTTGCAAATAATCTCAAAGAAACCTTCTTCCCTGATGACCCTCTACGCCAATTCAAAAACCAACCATTATCCACCAAACTCAAACTAGGTGTACAATATGTGTTCCCGATTTTCGAATGGGGGCCGCGTTACAGCTTGAGTTTCTTCAAATCCGACCTCATAGCCGGAATCACTATTGCTAGCTTGGCCATTCCTCAGGGAATCAGTTATGCCAAGCTAGCAAATTTGCCCCCTATTCTCGGCTTAT ATTCGAGTTTCATACCGCCATTGGTCTACGCCTTGATGGGAAGTTCGCGAGATTTGGCCGTCGGGACGGTGGCCGTGGCCTCACTACTGACAGCTTCAATGCTGGGAAAAGAAGTGGATGCAACAGAGAACCCTAGTCTTTACCTTCACCTGGCTTTCACAGCCTGTTTCTTTGCCGGGGTGTTACAAGCCTCTCTGGGCATATTCAGGCTGGGATTCATAGTGGACTTTCTGTCGCATGCAACAATTGTTGGATTCATGGCAGGAGCCGCCACTGTGGTGTGCCTGCAGCAACTCAAAGGGATTCTTGGCTTGGAACATTTCACTCGTTCCACTGATCTTATTTCTGTCATGCGCTCTGTTTTCTCACAGACTCATGAG TGGAGATGGGAAAGTGCTGTATTGGGATGCGTTTTTCTTTTCTACCTTCTCGTGGCTAGATACTGT AGCACGAAACGACCAAAATTGTTCTGGATATCGGCAATGGCTCCTTTGACCTCAGTCATTTTAGGAAGCATTCTGGTTTACTTTACCCATGCTGAGAAACATGGTGTTCAAGTG ATTGGACATCTGAAGAAAGGGCTAAATCCGATTTCAATTACCCATCTGGCATTTGGAGGAGAGTACATGTCCACAGCTCTTAAAACTGGCATTGTCACGGGTGTTATTGCACTTGCG GAAGGGATTGCAGTAGGTAGAAGCTTCTCCATGTTCAAGAATTACCACATCGATGGTAACAAAGAGATGATTGCTTTTGGGATGATGAATATTGCTGGCTCTTTCACTTCTTGTTACCTCACAACTG GGCCATTCTCGCGCTCCGCTGTTAACTTCAATGCAGGATGCAAGACAGCAGTATCAAACATCGTGATGGCCATTGCGGTGATGCTTACTCTGCTGTTTCTAACACCAGTGTTTCATTACACTCCGATCGTTGTTCTATCAGCCATTATCATTTCAGCAATGCTGGGCCTCATAGACTACAATGCAGCCATTCACCTCTGGAACATCGACAAATATGATTTTGTAGTTTGCATGGGTGCATATCTTGGAGTTGTTTTTGGTAGTGTTGAGATTGGCTTAGTGGTGGCG GTTATGTTGTCTGTCCTAAGAGTACTATTGTTCATTACAAGACCAAAGACAGTTGTTCTAGGAAACATCCCAGATTCCAGGATCTATAGAAGCGTAGATCAATACCCCAATGCAAACAATGTTCCCGGAATTCTTATACTTGAGATTGATGCACCAATTTACTTTGCTAATTCCAACTACTTGAGAGAAAG AATCACCAGGTGGATTGACGAGGAGGAAGACAGGATAAAAACTTCTGGAGAATCATCCTTACAATATGTTATCCTGGATATGGGTG CTGTGGGTAACATCGATACCAGCGGGATTAGCATGTTTGAAGAGATTAAAAAGACTTTGGACAGAAGAGGGCTTAAG CTTGTTTTGGCTAATCCAGGAGGAGAGGTAATCAAGAAGCTAAACAAGGCCAAGTTCATCGATGCACTAGGTCAAGAATGGATCTATCTTACTGTGGGGGAAGCTGTAGGAGCATGTAACTTCATGCTTCACACATACAAACCAAAATCTACCACTGATCAATCAGAGCCATGGAGCAATGACAGCAGTAATGTCTAG